One window of the Oncorhynchus clarkii lewisi isolate Uvic-CL-2024 chromosome 19, UVic_Ocla_1.0, whole genome shotgun sequence genome contains the following:
- the LOC139374551 gene encoding ice nucleation protein-like, whose translation MVINCTAGMERKPQNIEVVVADAEKYLGVRDILRVADLLSSQVADLLSSQVADLLSSQEAELLSSQVADLLSSPVAELLSSPVAELLSFPVAELLSSQVSGLLSSPVDELLSSQVADLLSSQVADLLSSQVAGLLSSQVAGLLSSQVAGLLSSQVPSLLSSQVAELLSCQVAGLLSSQMAGLLSSQVAGLLSSPVAELLSSQVSGLLSSPVDELLSSQVSGLLSSQVADLLSSQVAGLLSSQVAGLLSSQVAELLSSQLAGLLSSQVSGLLSSPVDELLSSQVSSLLSSQVADLLSSQAAGLLSSQVAGLLSSQVADLLFSQVADLLSSQVAGLLSSQVAGLLSSQVADLLSSQVADLLSAQVADLLSSQVADLLSSQVAGFLSSQVADLLSSQVSGLLSSPVDELLSSQVSGLLSSQVADLLSSQVAGLLSSQVAGLLSSQVAELLSSQLAGLLSSQVSGLLSSPVDELLSSQVSSLLSSQVPEVLSSQVAGLLSSQVADLLSSQAAGLLSSQVAGLLSSQVADLLFSQVADLLSSQVAGLLSSQVAGLLSSQVADLLSSQVADLLSAQVADLLSSQVADLLSSQVAGFLSSQVADLLSSQVAGLLSSQVVELLSSQVAELLSSQVAGLLSSQVPSLLSSQVAVLVLSGGWPPVLPGGWPPVLSSQVAELLSSQLAGLLSSQVAGLLSSQVAELLSSQVACFLSSPVAELLSSQVAGLLSSQVADLLSSPVAELLSSQVAGLLSSQVAGLLSSQVSGPLSFQVADLLSFPVADLLSSQVAGLLSSQVAGLLSSSLMVYWVQDTQLPNSSPPGPPTGQLQSSWTPDRPTPVPLDPKQHTLGGGTLLELSADWLLEMGGEEHGVDKLVWDIYEEDYEHVGVPR comes from the exons atggttatcaactgtactgcagggatggaacggAAGCCTCAGAATATAGAGGTCGTGGTGGCAGatgcagagaagtatttgggtgTGCGAGACATCTTACGA GTAGCtgacctcctgtcctctcaggtggctgacctcctgtcctctcaggtggctgaCCTCCTGTCTTCTCAG gaggctgaactcctgtcctctcaggtggctgacctcctgtcctctccGGTGGCTGAACTCCTGTCCTCTCCGGTGGCCGAACTCCTGTCCTTTCCGGTGGCTGaactcctgtcctctcaggtgtctggcctcctgtcctctccgGTGGATGaactcctgtcctctcag gtggctgacctcctgtcctctcaggtggctgacctcctgtcctctcag gtggctggcctcctgtcctctcaggtggctggcctcctgtcctctcag gtggctggcctcctgtcctctcaggtgcctagcctcctgtcctctcaggtggctgaACTCCTGTCCTGTCAGGTGgctggcctcctgtcctctcagatggctggcctcctgtcctctcaggtggctggcctcctgtcctctccgGTGGCTGaactcctgtcctctcaggtgtctggcctcctgtcctctccgGTGGATGaactcctgtcctctcaggtttctggcctcttgtcctctcaggtggctgacctcctctcctctcag gtggctggcctcctgtcctctcaggtggctggcctcctgtcctctcag gtggctgaactcctgtcctctcagttggctggcctcctgtcctctcaggtgtctggcctcctgtcctctccgGTGGATGaactcctgtcctctcaggtgtCTAGCCTCTtgtcctctcaggtggctgacctcctctcctctcag gcggctggcctcctgtcctctcaggtggctggcctcctgtcctctcaggtggctgaCCTCCTGTTCTCTCAGGTGGCTGATCTCCTGTCTTCTCAGGTGgctggcctcctgtcctctcaggtggctggcctcctgtcctctcaggtggctgacctcctgtcctctcaggtggctgaCCTCCTGTCCGCTCAGGTGGCtgacctcctgtcctctcag gtggctgacctcctgtcctctcaggtggctggcttcctctcctctcaggtggctgATCTCCTGTCTTCTCAG gtgtctggcctcctgtcctctccgGTGGATGaactcctgtcctctcaggtgtctggcctcttgtcctctcaggtggctgacctcctctcctctcag gtggctggcctcctgtcctctcaggtggctggcctcctgtcctctcag gtggctgaactcctgtcctctcagttggctggcctcctgtcctctcaggtgtctggcctcctgtcctctccgGTGGATGaactcctgtcctctcaggtgtCTAGCCTCTtgtcctctcag gtgcCTGAAgtcctgtcctctcaggtggctggcctcctgtcctctcaggtggctgacctcctgtcctctcag gcggctggcctcctgtcctctcaggtggctggcctcctgtcctctcaggtggctgaCCTCCTGTTCTCTCAGGTGGCTGATCTCCTGTCTTCTCAGGTGGCTGGCCTCCTTTCCTCTCAGGTGgctggcctcctgtcctctcaggtggctgacctcctgtcctctcaggtggctgaCCTCCTGTCCGCTCAGGTGGCtgacctcctgtcctctcag gtggctgacctcctgtcctctcaggtggctggcttcctctcctctcaggtggctgATCTCCTGTCTTCTCAGGTGgctggcctcctgtcctctcaggtggttgaactcctgtcctctcaggtggctgaactcctgtcctctcag gtggctggcctcctgtcctctcaggtgcctagcctcctctcctctcaggtggcCGTCCTCGTCCTTTCAGGTGGCTGGCCTCCTGTCCTCCCAGGTGgctggcctcctgtcctctcctctcaggtggctgaactcctgtcctctcagttggctggcctcctgtcctctcaggtggctggcctcctgtcctctcaggtggctgaACTCTTATCCTCTCAGGTGGCTTGCTTCCTGTCCTCTCCGGTGGCTGaactcctgtcctctcaggttgctggcctcctgtcctctcag GTGGctgacctcctgtcctctccGGTGGCTGaactcctgtcctctcaggtggctggcctcctgtcctctcaggtggctggcctcctgtcctctcag GTGTCTGGCCCCCTGTCCTTTCAGGTGGCTGACCTCCTGTCCTTTCCGGTGGCtgacctcctgtcctctcag gtggctggcctcctgtcctctcaggtggctggcctcctgtcctcttctctgatGGTTTACTGGGTCCAA GACACCCAActgcccaactccagtcctcctggACCCCCGACaggccaactccagtcctcctggACCCCCGACCGGCCAACTCCAGTCCCTCTGGACCCCAAACAGCACAC TCTGGGTGGAGGAACGCTCCTGGAGCTGTCTGCTGACTGGTTgctggagatgggaggggaagagCACGGGGTGGACAAGCTAGTATGGGACATCTACGAAGAGGACTACGAACACGTTGGCGTCCCCCGCTGA